The nucleotide sequence TGATATTTCGTTTTTCCAGAATTGTAAGACATGATTAATTAAATGATCTCTTTGTAAATCAGTAAAGgcatcaaataatttaatatattctgtagatttttcaaataaaaatagTAATGCATCCTTTTGTAGTTCCTTATTGGTAGCATCATCCGATACTGCATAGTAACCTTTGTGCTTATTAATATAATGTTTACTTAAGGTCTTCATGGCAAGATCGTAGATGGCTAGGGCAATGTCACCACGCAATGCAGggtttgtttcttcattccCCAACATACTCATATCAGCCTCAGGTAAgtcatttaatttatcctTCATATTATCACCTGTGGAGGGAGCTTGCAAGGAAGTTGCCttttcctcatcttcatgAGCAGCATCATTTTGTTCGTTCAACATGTCTAATTCTTGTTCTCTTTCAGTGATCAACCCCATAACTTTTCTTCTATTAATCAATTTAGTTAcgaaattcaattcaaatttaatataCTCATACCATAATTTAGCCACATCAGGGTTAAATCTCAACCCATTCTGGAAGACAGTTCTACAACTCTTGAAATTGGCATGTACTTCATATTCATACTTGGCACAACTAATCCAAATATCCACATTATTAGGatgtaatttcaataattggtTATAAACATTATGAATCTTCTTATAAGAAGTCTTTGCACCTCTAGtctttaagaaattcaaatacaTAGCccaaaatttcaaatcctGAGGAAACTTATTAGTCCCtctttgataaataaaggtgattctttgttgaatggACCAATCGGATAACGAATTAGATCTTGAACTCTGCAAGATCCTTTTCACACGTTTCTGACGCAATTTATCCACGTTAGTCTCGTAAACGATATATTTCATGTAATCGTTTATGCTGGACCCTCTAGAGTTCAGACGATGTTCGAAATCTGTTCTCTTTCTCATTATTAGAGAGACCTCATTCTTGGTGAAGAGACCCTTCTCTACTAAATCGTCCATTTCTGGAATACATTGTTCCAAGTAGTATCTTGTCTTTGATGACATTTTTGTTGATGATTAGATTAGTTTTGCTGTTGTATTCTGAGCGAATTCCTGAGGTTACACAAATGAGAAGGGAGCTGAGGTCTGTGCTTTATATGAcagatgagatgagatgagcattttgtttaaaattttccatttttcgagactgaaatttcaaagaataatGTTATGACTGTACAACCGTACCTTTTGTTTCCATCCGAACATTTACAACATCagaattttttgttttttcaattttcaaagCTGTCTTATTCTAGGCAGCGCGGGATCAGTGTTCTCCCCAGCAGTTTGGGAGGCTTCTGCCTAGGTCTGTTCCCACTGGAAACACTCGTTCAGCCTAGCTCTGGTCAGCTCAGCTTAGTCTGGGCAGGACGGACCGAGTTGGATGGCCACTATACGTATACGGATATTAATCAAGTacattgaatattaaagaTGGCAAGTGTGTATATACCCTATTATTTCAAGTAAACCATTGCAAACACGGGTAAAAGATGTCTCTAGTTGTCGCTGAACAAGGTTCTTTCCAACATATTTTACGGTATGTCtccatttgaagatgggAGTGGGTCGTGGGAATAATAGATGCAGTGAACATATATGAGTTTATTCACACATGTTACGTTTGAAAACCATGGAATAACGATAAGACAAGattttaatattgaaactGGTACGAATAGCCATCCctttgatgaaaatttgaaactattgaaaaCATATGTGGTAAATGATTAACTGTCTACAAGCAACGAACTCTCCATACACAATCCCTCACTCAATTACTTCGTTATGAAACATTGTTACTAACATAAAATccacattttttttatagTTTGTTGAACACTAACGTCGATGGTAACATCAAGATTGTTTACGCCTTGACCACCATCAAGGGTGTCGGTCGTCGTTACGCCAACTTGGTTTGTAAGAAGGCTGATATTGACTTGCACAAGAGAGCTGGTGAATTGactcaagaagaattagaaagagTCGTTCAAATCATGCAAAACCCAACTCAATACAAGATCCCAGCTTGGTTCTTGAACCGTCAAAAGGATATCAACGATGGTAAGGATTACCACACTTTGGCTAACAACGTCGAATCCAAATTGAGAGACGATTTggaaagattaaagaagatCAGAGCACACAGAGGTATCAGACATTTCTGGGGTTTGCGTGTTAGAGGTCAACATACCAAGACCACTggtagaagaagataaatgTAACTGTTTCGTTCACTCTCTATCTTTCCCTCTTCCTAACTTTATAATTTTCCTCATTTATCAAAATGtataaaatcaaatattaaaatcCAAGAGCATTTTTACTATAAATTTATATAGCGTCATGTTATCTAAGTGTGCCCTTAAGTTAACGTAATGTTCACGCTGCGTAAGGGAAACCCGAAATGTGATCACCGCGATAAATTGACCACGAGTACCCCATAGATTTACTTATTAAAAGGGATGAAAATAACAAGTCAATGGTGCTTACTAGTGATGAATTAGAGATACTAAACTAGATAATGTCTACAACTGGTATAAGGATGACAAGTCACCatttaagaagaaagagacTAAAGCTTATTTCAATCTCTATGGTGATATTGCTCCTAATTTTATACTatctttccaaatcttACCGTCAAGGGATACATGTTCGGTCAGTACATGGGAATGAAACAATAGAGAAAGATATACATCAGAATGATATTCCCTTTATTAGAACAAATGGTGAACGCTTATCTGATTTAGGGCTGTCACCGTCGCACAAACTGGTAGAGATCTACGACCCTAAGACGGGGAAGAAAAGACTTATACATGGGAGATTCCTCCATATAACAGATATGCATCCGGATTCTCTTTATGAAGCAGGTACATCTATGGACCAAGTTTGCCATTACGGTAAACCCAAGGGTAAAGGAGATACagctttgaaatttggtaCTGCAATGGGCGGATGCgattcatcaatggatCTCATTGAACATACTTTACGTTGGATTGGTGAAAATTTAAGAGATGAGAttgattttgttgtttgGACAGGTGATAATATAAGACATGATAATGATAGAAAGAACCCCAGAAcggaatttgaaatatttgatatgAATGAGTTGATTGCTGGAAGGATGGAAACTCTTTTTGGTAGTCAAGAAAGTGATGATCCCAGAGAATTCGATGTAAATGTGATACCAAGCCTGGGAAATAATGATGTTTTCCCTCATAATATGTTCTCCTTGGGACCAACATTACAGACTAGGGAAGTTTATAATATatggaataatttcatACCTCAGGAGCAAAGGAGGTTTTTTGGTATAGGGGCCTCCTTTCTTACTGAAGTGATTCCAGGGAAATTGGCCGTCCTGTCTATTAATACGCTTTATCTGTTTAAGGCAAACCCACTTGTTGATAACTGTAATTCTAGAAAGGAACCTGGGTATACCCTTTTAGTATGGCTCGGTAATACGCTACAAGAATTCAGGAAAAGGGGCATGAAAGTATGGCTTACTGGTCATGTTCCTCCATTGGagaagaattttgaaagCAGTTGTTACAATAAATTTACTCTATGGACACACGAATATAGAGATATAATAATTGGAGGGTTATATGGCCATATGAATGTTGATCATTTTATACCTGTTGATGGTAAGAAGGCTAGAAGGAACATTAATATTCCTAAGAATGTTTTCAACAATAAAGATACTGCTGAGAATGAAGACGATGctgatgaaatattcttaCAACATGCAGATCCTGGAAGGGAAGTGCGTTTGATGGGAGCAAAGCCTGTCAATAAAGAAACTTATATGAAGGGTGTGCGTGATAAAATATACAAAAAGGTGCATGATAAATTAGCTTCAGTGAAGGCAGAAAATGCTGCAAGGAGAAATGGTCCAAGGACTGTGGATGACATTTATGAACGTTATTCGATTGTGAATATTGCTGGATCCATTATACCGACATTTAATCCATCATTTCGTGTCTGGGAATATAATATTACTGACTTGGACATAAATAAAgagcaacaacaatttgTTCCATGGGACGAGTTTTTTTCTACCcttgaaaaagaaatacagGACAGTGATGACATGCAGGATATTGACAATTCCATGTTAGTTGctaaaaagaagaaacgGGTGGATAAGACTATACCGAAAAAGATTGCCAAAGAATGCATACCCTTGGCCCAGCATATACCCCTCAGTTGTTTACTCCaacaaaatttattcaatattacgcagatttgaagaataattaacaagaattattataaattaattgaagCTGGAGAGACGGAACAAGAGTCAGCGGAAAAAGCATTTGGCTTTCATGTCGAGTACACATCCGAAGATGGACCTTACTCCATGAAATCGTTGTTAGTCAAGGATTATCTTGAATTGGCTTCAAATTTAACAGAAGACAGAGacatttggaaactttttaaagaaaaggCATTCATATCTTCAGgatatgatgaagatttagatGGCTAGACAGTTAGACACATTGATTCATTCACTGACACATTAGGCAGAACCGCTCCTCTAGCACACTTCAACTTATGATTATTAATAGTTTATCATTTGCATTCGTTTatagaaaaatatttatagTAGATTTACAGATAATATAGTAATATTCTCCCTTAATTCTTATTAGCTTCTTCGAAATATTCCTTTGAAGCAGCCACTTCTGGCTTGATAGTAGCAGCACCTGGAGTCCAGTTACAAGGTAAGACGGTACCATTTTCATCGGTCCACTTGAAACCTTCCACCAATCTCAAAGCTTCGTCTACATTTCTACCAACTGATAGATCATTGATGGTAATATGTCTAATGATACGTTTTGgatcaataatgaataGACCTCTCAAAGCAataccttcttcttcaatcaGGACACCGTAATCTCTAGACAATGAGTGGTTTGTGTCTGCCAATAGTGGAATATCTACAGGGCCTAGACCACCTTCACttcttggaatatttgTCCATGCCAACAAAGAGTATTCAGAATCAGTGGAAGCGAAAAGAACTTGAGCGCCAATTGCTTCGAATTTCTTGGCAGCATCAGCGAAGGCTACAATTTCAGTTGGGCAGACAAAACTGAAGGCTAATGGGACGAATGCTAGAACGACGTATTTCCCCTTGTATTGGTCTAGGGAGACTTCTTCGAAGATCCCGTCCACGACAGCGGTTTTCTTGAAAGTAGGAGCGGTTTTTTGAACTTGAGCGAccattttttgtttttgtgATGTATGAGTTgtgtttttgtttttgtgATTGATGAATCTTACCAGATAAAAGGGGAATTAACAACACAACGAGAAGAATGGGAAGACCCGTCATGGCTCCCTTTATATAATTTGCAAAATTCTCGACGTGTCGGAAAAACTTTTAGTGTCGATCTGGGGATCTTACGTAAAAGCTGGCGCGCCCAGAAAATTGGCCTTAGTAAATCCGAGACAAAAGATGTTGATCCGGCCACACTTAGTAATGGGTGCGTTTTGCTCTTGGACTAATGGTTGTGAGTACGCTGCCATGACTAAGTGGTTGAACTTACGCCTGGACTGTTGAATTCTAGATCGGGGGAGTCTCAAAGTTCCAGGTGCCCCGTAAAACAAATTACCTGTGTAAAACATTTATTTGCGCATAACATATATGAGCATATACCGTTGCGTTTATTCTGTCATGTTTCTccctttgaaaaaaaaaaaaaaaaaatatctgCTTATGAAATGTCATTGTCCATCCACGGGCTTTGATGTCAGTCTTAATATTATTCtcttttttaaaaatacGCTTGATACACATTTAAACTAATTTATTTGTAACGTTACATTGCATGCCGGCACACttctattatttttggaaaatgaattctttcaaCTCATTGTATGCCTTGTctaaatcatcattgacGATGATTTGATCATGGGCACCTGATTCCGCATATTCTAATTCAGCAGTGGCAGCAGCAAGTCTCTTGTTCAAAGATTCCTCTGTTTCAGTACCTCTGCCTTCCAATCTTTTTCTCAAATCGTCCACGGATGGAGGTGCAATGAACAAGTATCTGGCCTTCAATTCAGGTTTGCTTTTAACGGATTTGACACCTTGCATATCAATATCCAAGA is from Naumovozyma castellii chromosome 6, complete genome and encodes:
- the UTP6 gene encoding snoRNA-binding rRNA-processing protein UTP6 (ancestral locus Anc_5.564), whose amino-acid sequence is MSSKTRYYLEQCIPEMDDLVEKGLFTKNEVSLIMRKRTDFEHRLNSRGSSINDYMKYIVYETNVDKLRQKRVKRILQSSRSNSLSDWSIQQRITFIYQRGTNKFPQDLKFWAMYLNFLKTRGAKTSYKKIHNVYNQLLKLHPNNVDIWISCAKYEYEVHANFKSCRTVFQNGLRFNPDVAKLWYEYIKFELNFVTKLINRRKVMGLITEREQELDMLNEQNDAAHEDEEKATSLQAPSTGDNMKDKLNDLPEADMSMLGNEETNPALRGDIALAIYDLAMKTLSKHYINKHKGYYAVSDDATNKELQKDALLFLFEKSTEYIKLFDAFTDLQRDHLINHVLQFWKNEISQPLQEQLADIYVSIIIMDITLNIRYMTLETLDVDQLQLSVKKYFAYKEKFNKKLVNSLHSRYRDYLQDTFLKNMEESDPKFNILTMVVKKL
- the RPS18A gene encoding 40S ribosomal protein uS13 (ancestral locus Anc_5.566), whose protein sequence is MSLVVAEQGSFQHILRLLNTNVDGNIKIVYALTTIKGVGRRYANLVCKKADIDLHKRAGELTQEELERVVQIMQNPTQYKIPAWFLNRQKDINDGKDYHTLANNVESKLRDDLERLKKIRAHRGIRHFWGLRVRGQHTKTTGRRR
- the PPN1 gene encoding endopolyphosphatase (ancestral locus Anc_5.568); the encoded protein is MSTTGIRMTSHHLRRKRLKLISISMVILLLILYYLSKSYRQGIHVRSVHGNETIEKDIHQNDIPFIRTNGERLSDLGLSPSHKLVEIYDPKTGKKRLIHGRFLHITDMHPDSLYEAGTSMDQVCHYGKPKGKGDTALKFGTAMGGCDSSMDLIEHTLRWIGENLRDEIDFVVWTGDNIRHDNDRKNPRTEFEIFDMNELIAGRMETLFGSQESDDPREFDVNVIPSLGNNDVFPHNMFSLGPTLQTREVYNIWNNFIPQEQRRFFGIGASFLTEVIPGKLAVLSINTLYLFKANPLVDNCNSRKEPGYTLLVWLGNTLQEFRKRGMKVWLTGHVPPLEKNFESSCYNKFTLWTHEYRDIIIGGLYGHMNVDHFIPVDGKKARRNINIPKNVFNNKDTAENEDDADEIFLQHADPGREVRLMGAKPVNKETYMKGVRDKIYKKVHDKLASVKAENAARRNGPRTVDDIYERYSIVNIAGSIIPTFNPSFRVWEYNITDLDINKEQQQFVPWDEFFSTLEKEIQDSDDMQDIDNSMLVAKKKKRVDKTIPKKIAKECIPLAQHIPLSCLLQQNLFNITQI
- the TSA2 gene encoding thioredoxin peroxidase TSA2 (ancestral locus Anc_5.569), whose product is MVAQVQKTAPTFKKTAVVDGIFEEVSLDQYKGKYVVLAFVPLAFSFVCPTEIVAFADAAKKFEAIGAQVLFASTDSEYSLLAWTNIPRSEGGLGPVDIPLLADTNHSLSRDYGVLIEEEGIALRGLFIIDPKRIIRHITINDLSVGRNVDEALRLVEGFKWTDENGTVLPCNWTPGAATIKPEVAASKEYFEEANKN